A portion of the Magnolia sinica isolate HGM2019 chromosome 17, MsV1, whole genome shotgun sequence genome contains these proteins:
- the LOC131230224 gene encoding uncharacterized protein LOC131230224 isoform X3, whose product MHMVGFIDVLERMIPDRGKQDKISTLLDFYTKSEGIFSRDIVIRHRTMKLPTDWWATYGVDPNRKDPALNKLAMKILGFTYFVSGCERNWSTFESIHTKKRNRLEQKKLNNLVFVQYNKKLRERFQSRKEKPGFFDPICLDELDADNEWLVETEDPVFAREDLTWAQVEDAAYGSTPGEGSSTTRRRRTGGSRGASGSRQPIDKIEEIEEGEGDNDDQIEDHPPLDVDEVLVRTDDEEMEEEEVYVEEGDDSNDDDDDDVRTDDEEMEEEEVYVEEGDDSNDDDDDDGGGGGLGGDVPQWMLDQCIS is encoded by the exons atgcatatggttggatttattgatgtcttggaaagaatgattccagatagaggaaaacaggacaagatctcaactttgctggacttctacacaaaaagtgaagggatattctcaagggatatcgtaattagacatcggacaatgaaattaccca ctgactggtgggctacctatggagtggacccgaacaggaaggatccagctctaaataagctggctatgaagattcttggaTTCACGTATTTTGTCAGTGGTtgcgagcgcaattggagcacgttcgagTCG attcataccaagaaaaggaatcgccttgagcaaaaaaagctcaacaacttggttttcgttcaatacaataaaaaattgcgagaacgattccaaagtaggaaagaaaagcccggcttctttgaccctatctgcttagatgagttggatgcagataacgagtggctcgtagaaACGGAGGACCCGGTATTTGCTAGAGAGGATctgacatgggcacaagttgaagatgccgcatatggatcgacacctggtgaaggtagtagtaccactcgaaggcgaaggacGGGGGGAAGCCGAGGGGCGAGTGGTAGCCGTCAACCCATTGATAAGattgaggagattgaagaaggagaaggtgataatgatgatcaaattgaagatcatccaccattggatgttgatgaagtattagtacgtacagatgacgaagaaatggaagaagaagaagtgtatgtggaagaaggagatgactcgaatgatgatgatgatgatgatg tacgtacagatgacgaagaaatggaagaagaagaagtgtatgtggaagaagga
- the LOC131230224 gene encoding uncharacterized protein LOC131230224 isoform X1, giving the protein MHMVGFIDVLERMIPDRGKQDKISTLLDFYTKSEGIFSRDIVIRHRTMKLPTDWWATYGVDPNRKDPALNKLAMKILGFTYFVSGCERNWSTFESIHTKKRNRLEQKKLNNLVFVQYNKKLRERFQSRKEKPGFFDPICLDELDADNEWLVETEDPVFAREDLTWAQVEDAAYGSTPGEGSSTTRRRRTGGSRGASGSRQPIDKIEEIEEGEGDNDDQIEDHPPLDVDEVLVRTDDEEMEEEEVYVEEGDDSNDDDDDDGGGDHPPLDVDEVLVRTDDEEMEEEEVYVEEGDDSNDDDDDDGGGGGLGGDVPQWMLDQCIS; this is encoded by the exons atgcatatggttggatttattgatgtcttggaaagaatgattccagatagaggaaaacaggacaagatctcaactttgctggacttctacacaaaaagtgaagggatattctcaagggatatcgtaattagacatcggacaatgaaattaccca ctgactggtgggctacctatggagtggacccgaacaggaaggatccagctctaaataagctggctatgaagattcttggaTTCACGTATTTTGTCAGTGGTtgcgagcgcaattggagcacgttcgagTCG attcataccaagaaaaggaatcgccttgagcaaaaaaagctcaacaacttggttttcgttcaatacaataaaaaattgcgagaacgattccaaagtaggaaagaaaagcccggcttctttgaccctatctgcttagatgagttggatgcagataacgagtggctcgtagaaACGGAGGACCCGGTATTTGCTAGAGAGGATctgacatgggcacaagttgaagatgccgcatatggatcgacacctggtgaaggtagtagtaccactcgaaggcgaaggacGGGGGGAAGCCGAGGGGCGAGTGGTAGCCGTCAACCCATTGATAAGattgaggagattgaagaaggagaaggtgataatgatgatcaaattgaagatcatccaccattggatgttgatgaagtattagtacgtacagatgacgaagaaatggaagaagaagaagtgtatgtggaagaaggagatgactcgaatgatgatgatgatgatgatggtggtggtg atcatccaccattggatgttgatgaagtattagtacgtacagatgacgaagaaatggaagaagaagaagtgtatgtggaagaagga
- the LOC131230224 gene encoding RNA-directed DNA methylation 4-like isoform X2: protein MHMVGFIDVLERMIPDRGKQDKISTLLDFYTKSEGIFSRDIVIRHRTMKLPTDWWATYGVDPNRKDPALNKLAMKILGFTYFVSGCERNWSTFESIHTKKRNRLEQKKLNNLVFVQYNKKLRERFQSRKEKPGFFDPICLDELDADNEWLVETEDPVFAREDLTWAQVEDAAYGSTPGEGSSTTRRRRTGGSRGASGSRQPIDKIEEIEEGEGDNDDQIEDHPPLDVDEVLVRTDDEEMEEEEVYVEEGDDSNDDDDDDGGDHPPLDVDEVLVRTDDEEMEEEEVYVEEGDDSNDDDDDDGGGGGLGGDVPQWMLDQCIS, encoded by the exons atgcatatggttggatttattgatgtcttggaaagaatgattccagatagaggaaaacaggacaagatctcaactttgctggacttctacacaaaaagtgaagggatattctcaagggatatcgtaattagacatcggacaatgaaattaccca ctgactggtgggctacctatggagtggacccgaacaggaaggatccagctctaaataagctggctatgaagattcttggaTTCACGTATTTTGTCAGTGGTtgcgagcgcaattggagcacgttcgagTCG attcataccaagaaaaggaatcgccttgagcaaaaaaagctcaacaacttggttttcgttcaatacaataaaaaattgcgagaacgattccaaagtaggaaagaaaagcccggcttctttgaccctatctgcttagatgagttggatgcagataacgagtggctcgtagaaACGGAGGACCCGGTATTTGCTAGAGAGGATctgacatgggcacaagttgaagatgccgcatatggatcgacacctggtgaaggtagtagtaccactcgaaggcgaaggacGGGGGGAAGCCGAGGGGCGAGTGGTAGCCGTCAACCCATTGATAAGattgaggagattgaagaaggagaaggtgataatgatgatcaaattgaagatcatccaccattggatgttgatgaagtattagtacgtacagatgacgaagaaatggaagaagaagaagtgtatgtggaagaaggagatgactcgaatgatgatgatgatgatgatggtggtg atcatccaccattggatgttgatgaagtattagtacgtacagatgacgaagaaatggaagaagaagaagtgtatgtggaagaagga